A stretch of the Coprobacillus cateniformis genome encodes the following:
- a CDS encoding sensor histidine kinase, whose amino-acid sequence MMFQRTEPDEILKKIHDEERKQGRGYLKIFFGYAAGVGKTYTMLEAAHTAKSRGVDVVVGYVEPHARPETTRLVQGLESLSPRIIEHNHIQLKEFDLDAALARKPELILVDELAHTNATGLRHHKRYQDIRELLAAGINVYTTVNVQHIESLNDMVASITGVLVRERIPDYVFDDADQVELVDIEPNDLIERLEAGKVYQPNQAKKALSNFFNRDNLIALREIALRRCADRINKMTELAKADKGIDYFTGEHILVCISSSPTNAKVIRTAARMAAAFKGRLTALYIETSDYIRMDQKSLNTLSENMHLAQQFGARVEAVCGDDIAYQISEYARLSNVSKIVLGRSQTKKHLFSKPSLVEQLTFAAPNLDIYIIPVKGTSVYRYQKYKEKPQFVLKDFLICICVIIAITFIGYLFQNFGFSEANIITVYILGVLMISIMTSQRIYSIVSSFLSVLVFNFFFTNPYFTFQAYDSGYPVTFVIMFLAAFITSGLAVQMKNSAKRAAQTAYRTKILLDTNQLVQKEKNKKGIIDVTCHQLMKLLNKDIIFYPVDELNLQNPIVFSIDDSKDIEKCINNNETAVATWVYKNNKHAGATTHTLGNAKCLYLALRVNENVYGVVGIRIKNKPLDPFEHSIVLSILGDAAMALEKEQVIREKSKADLIAKNEQLRANLLRSISHDLRTPLTSISGSAGILLSSSDTLDEKNKKQLYTDIYDDSLWLINLVENLLSVTRIEDGTMQLNMTTELIEEVVHEALQHISRQGREHHIQVQQDNEFILVKMDTRLMIQVIINLIDNAIKYTPKGSHILIHVFKQKQEVCIDVQDDGPGITDEMKPHIFDMFYTGNMKVADSRRSLGLGLALCKSIVNAHHGTMSVLDNQPKGAILRVILPVEEVILHE is encoded by the coding sequence ATGATGTTTCAAAGAACTGAACCAGATGAAATTTTAAAAAAAATTCATGATGAAGAAAGAAAACAAGGACGTGGATATTTAAAAATATTTTTTGGTTATGCTGCGGGAGTTGGAAAGACATATACAATGCTAGAAGCTGCTCATACAGCAAAAAGCCGTGGTGTAGATGTCGTTGTCGGATACGTAGAACCACATGCCAGACCAGAAACAACAAGACTGGTTCAAGGATTAGAAAGCTTATCTCCAAGAATTATTGAACATAATCACATTCAACTCAAGGAATTTGATTTAGATGCAGCACTTGCAAGAAAACCAGAGTTAATTCTTGTTGATGAATTGGCTCATACAAACGCAACTGGTTTAAGACATCATAAGCGTTATCAGGATATTAGAGAATTATTAGCAGCTGGAATTAATGTTTATACCACTGTAAATGTTCAACATATTGAAAGTTTAAATGATATGGTTGCATCTATTACTGGTGTTTTGGTTAGAGAACGTATTCCTGATTATGTTTTTGATGATGCAGATCAAGTTGAATTGGTAGATATAGAACCTAATGATTTGATTGAAAGATTAGAAGCAGGTAAAGTCTATCAACCAAATCAAGCCAAAAAAGCTTTATCAAATTTTTTTAATAGAGATAATCTCATTGCATTAAGAGAAATAGCGTTAAGAAGATGTGCCGATCGTATTAATAAAATGACTGAACTTGCAAAAGCAGATAAGGGGATAGATTATTTTACTGGGGAACATATATTGGTATGTATTTCATCTTCTCCAACCAATGCGAAAGTTATTCGTACAGCTGCACGTATGGCAGCTGCTTTCAAAGGGCGTTTAACTGCATTATATATTGAAACTTCAGATTACATCCGTATGGATCAAAAAAGTTTAAATACATTAAGTGAAAATATGCATTTGGCACAACAATTTGGTGCACGAGTTGAGGCAGTATGTGGTGATGATATTGCTTATCAGATTTCAGAGTATGCACGTTTATCTAATGTTTCAAAGATAGTCTTGGGAAGAAGTCAAACAAAAAAGCATCTTTTTTCAAAGCCATCACTCGTTGAACAACTCACTTTTGCAGCTCCTAATTTAGATATTTATATTATTCCAGTCAAAGGAACATCGGTTTATCGTTATCAAAAATATAAAGAAAAACCTCAATTTGTATTGAAAGATTTCCTGATTTGTATTTGTGTGATTATAGCTATTACTTTCATAGGATACTTATTTCAAAATTTTGGATTTAGTGAAGCTAATATTATAACTGTTTATATATTAGGTGTTTTAATGATTTCAATTATGACATCCCAAAGAATTTATAGTATTGTTTCTTCATTTTTAAGTGTACTGGTTTTTAATTTCTTTTTTACAAATCCTTATTTTACATTTCAGGCATATGATTCTGGTTATCCAGTAACTTTTGTGATTATGTTTTTAGCGGCTTTTATTACAAGTGGTTTAGCAGTTCAAATGAAAAACAGTGCGAAACGTGCCGCACAAACAGCATATCGCACAAAAATACTCTTAGATACAAATCAATTAGTACAAAAGGAAAAAAATAAAAAAGGAATTATTGATGTCACATGTCATCAATTGATGAAACTACTCAATAAAGATATTATTTTCTATCCAGTTGATGAACTCAATCTTCAAAATCCCATTGTGTTTTCAATAGATGACTCAAAAGATATTGAAAAATGTATCAATAATAATGAAACTGCAGTTGCAACCTGGGTTTATAAAAATAATAAACATGCAGGAGCAACAACACATACATTAGGAAATGCAAAGTGTTTATACTTGGCTTTGCGTGTGAATGAGAATGTTTATGGTGTTGTAGGGATTAGAATTAAAAATAAACCTTTAGATCCATTTGAACATAGTATAGTCTTGTCAATTCTAGGGGATGCGGCTATGGCTCTAGAAAAGGAGCAGGTCATAAGAGAAAAGTCTAAAGCTGATTTAATAGCTAAGAATGAGCAGTTACGTGCAAATTTACTACGTTCAATTTCACATGATTTAAGAACACCATTAACATCTATATCTGGCAGTGCAGGGATACTTTTATCGAGTAGTGATACACTAGATGAAAAAAATAAAAAACAATTATATACTGATATTTATGATGATTCTTTGTGGCTTATCAATCTTGTTGAGAATCTCTTATCAGTAACACGTATCGAAGATGGAACGATGCAATTAAATATGACAACTGAATTAATTGAAGAAGTTGTTCATGAGGCATTACAGCATATTAGTCGTCAAGGAAGGGAACATCATATTCAGGTTCAACAAGATAATGAATTCATTCTTGTAAAAATGGATACAAGACTTATGATACAAGTGATTATTAATTTAATTGATAATGCTATTAAATATACACCAAAAGGTTCGCATATTCTGATTCATGTTTTTAAGCAGAAACAAGAGGTATGTATTGATGTTCAAGATGATGGACCAGGTATTACTGATGAGATGAAACCACATATCTTTGATATGTTTTATACAGGTAATATGAAAGTCGCAGATAGTCGAAGAAGTTTAGGACTAGGATTGGCTTTGTGTAAATCTATTGTGAATGCTCATCATGGTACAATGAGTGTTCTTGATAATCAACCAAAAGGTGCTATACTTAGAGTCATATTACCAGTAGAGGAGGTCATATTGCATGAATAA
- the kdpC gene encoding potassium-transporting ATPase subunit KdpC — translation MKMVKNVFPKAVLIFVIFTVLCGIIYTGVITGIAQVFFPEQANGSIIEINGKKYGSELLGQQYTDIKHMWGRIMNIDVTTYVDDKGQPVMYASPSNLSPASEQYQEIVAERVEKIRASHPNQGNMPIPEDLVTCSGSGLDPHISVAAAKYQIQRIAKAQDMTDSQVQEIVDKCTDGRFLGIFGEETVNVLKVNLMLDGILK, via the coding sequence ATGAAAATGGTTAAGAATGTATTTCCCAAAGCAGTTCTTATTTTTGTTATCTTTACAGTGTTATGTGGTATTATTTATACAGGTGTTATTACAGGCATTGCACAAGTCTTTTTTCCAGAACAGGCAAATGGCAGCATTATAGAAATCAATGGAAAAAAATATGGAAGCGAGTTATTAGGTCAGCAATATACTGATATTAAGCACATGTGGGGTCGTATCATGAACATAGATGTAACAACATATGTTGATGATAAAGGACAACCTGTTATGTATGCCTCACCATCAAATTTAAGTCCAGCAAGTGAACAATATCAAGAAATTGTAGCTGAACGTGTTGAAAAAATACGTGCTTCACATCCTAATCAGGGGAATATGCCTATACCTGAAGATTTGGTAACATGTTCAGGGAGTGGGTTAGATCCTCATATCTCTGTAGCCGCAGCAAAATATCAAATTCAACGTATTGCAAAAGCACAGGATATGACAGATTCACAAGTTCAAGAGATTGTTGATAAATGTACTGATGGACGTTTCTTAGGCATATTTGGTGAGGAGACTGTTAATGTTTTAAAAGTGAATCTAATGCTTGATGGTATTTTAAAATAG